In Musa acuminata AAA Group cultivar baxijiao chromosome BXJ3-11, Cavendish_Baxijiao_AAA, whole genome shotgun sequence, one DNA window encodes the following:
- the LOC103971418 gene encoding uncharacterized protein At5g19025 isoform X2 gives MPSPSWPSLSSRPTRRPSPASNHGGGHNNLVPSITICPSCKNSPSAATVDLLILVLVLCSCAFLIASSLAHLARAAALLLPVSPVPAPFRDAPYPYLAGLLLFFLAASLAAAQLSCRLPSLLPWSRRRRCGNPRCRGLKKALEFDVQLQTEECIRSPDSSQSAAWKEIDDLPWKGGQQGNNPDYECLRVELRRMAPPNGRAVLLFRARCGCPVARLEAWGPKRGRRHKRSLGSLAIEGGDR, from the coding sequence ATGCCCTCCCCTTCCTGGCCGTCGCTCTCCTCCAGGCCTACCAGGCGCCCTTCCCCGGCATCTAACCATGGCGGCGGCCATAACAACCTCGTCCCCAGCATCACCATCTGCCCCTCCTGCAAGAACTCCCCCTCCGCCGCCACCGTTGACCTCCTcatcctcgtcctcgtcctctgCTCCTGCGCCTTCCTCATCGCCTCCTCCCTCGCTCACCTCGCCCGCGCCGCCGCTCTCCTCCTCCCTGTCTCCCCCGTCCCCGCTCCCTTCCGCGACGCCCCCTACCCCTACCTCGCcggtcttctcctcttcttcctcgccgCCTCCCTCGCCGCTGCCCAACTTTCCTGCcgcctcccctccctcctcccgtggtcccgccgccgccgctgcggcAACCCTCGCTGCCGCGGCCTCAAGAAGGCCCTCGAGTTCGACGTCCAGCTTCAGACCGAGGAGTGTATCCGATCGCCTGACTCTTCGCAATCCGCCGCCTGGAAGGAGATCGACGATCTTCCCTGGAAGGGCGGGCAGCAGGGGAATAATCCCGACTATGAGTGCCTCCGGGTTGAGCTCAGGAGGATGGCGCCGCCCAACGGTCGCGCCGTGTTGCTCTTCCGCGCCCGATGCGGATGCCCTGTGGCGAGGCTCGAGGCCTGGGGGCCCAAGCGGGGCCGCCGCCACAAGAG